One genomic segment of Gottschalkia acidurici 9a includes these proteins:
- a CDS encoding C40 family peptidase, protein MINVNFKNTKDNKVKSYKKVLGLSMACISIVACSVISGTSSYATTNEPMEQQEIVQPVQEEETPLGFKVQEEALKYINVPYVNGGISPNGFDCSGFTKYVLNNVGVDIPRIAKDQAIMDKLASHKDKVVVVNKEDIQAGDLVFFENTPGLVGHVGIALDDNKYIHASYSKKKIVITSRSDYYFSNNFVKAVRVN, encoded by the coding sequence TTGATTAATGTTAATTTTAAAAATACTAAAGACAATAAAGTAAAATCATATAAAAAAGTATTAGGGCTTTCGATGGCTTGTATATCTATAGTGGCTTGCTCTGTAATTAGTGGTACATCGTCATATGCTACTACTAATGAACCTATGGAACAACAAGAAATAGTACAACCTGTTCAAGAGGAAGAAACTCCACTTGGATTTAAAGTTCAAGAAGAAGCTCTTAAGTATATAAATGTTCCTTATGTAAATGGAGGAATCAGTCCAAATGGATTTGATTGTTCAGGATTTACTAAGTATGTATTAAACAACGTAGGAGTTGATATTCCTAGAATTGCTAAGGATCAGGCTATTATGGACAAGCTTGCTTCTCATAAAGACAAGGTAGTTGTAGTTAATAAAGAAGATATTCAAGCCGGTGATCTAGTATTTTTCGAAAATACACCGGGACTAGTAGGACATGTTGGTATTGCTTTAGATGATAATAAGTACATACATGCTAGTTATTCTAAAAAGAAAATCGTAATTACTAGTAGAAGTGACTATTACTTCTCTAACAATTTTGTTAAAGCTGTAAGAGTTAATTAA
- a CDS encoding aminotransferase class I/II-fold pyridoxal phosphate-dependent enzyme has product MNKDTINILCKQFEIEKEVINYINDKEQLIKKDFFSDIDDVKEYNQYKVIIAMQKAKLNSSHFGWTTGYGYDDIGRDKVEEVYSYVFDTEDALVRPTIVSGTHAITLTLSGILKPNDELIYITGSPYDTLKKVIGIEGDMSGTLIDYGIKYKEVPLTKNNEMDIDAIINSISEDTKMIAIQRSTGYSDRNAFTIDQIKKSIDAVKRYNEDIIVFIDNCYGEFIEKLEPSNIGADIMAGSLIKNPGGGLALTGGYVVGRKDLIELVANRSTAPGIGKECGLTFGMTRTVLQGLFLAPHVVSESLKGSLLTAAVYKGLGFRVVPDLYDKRSDIIQGIEFESSEKMIKFCQGIQSASPVDSYFAPIPSEMPGYKDEVIMAAGAFVQGSSIELSADGPVRDPFFAYYQGGLTYEHCKLGVMKSLNNLYTSGLVNII; this is encoded by the coding sequence TTGAATAAGGATACTATAAATATATTATGTAAACAATTTGAGATAGAAAAAGAAGTCATAAATTATATAAATGATAAAGAACAACTAATAAAAAAAGATTTTTTTTCAGATATTGATGATGTAAAAGAATACAATCAATATAAAGTTATAATTGCTATGCAAAAAGCTAAGTTAAACTCTTCGCACTTCGGATGGACTACAGGCTATGGATATGACGATATAGGTAGAGATAAAGTAGAAGAAGTATACTCTTATGTATTTGATACTGAAGATGCCTTAGTAAGACCTACTATTGTATCTGGAACCCATGCCATTACATTAACTCTTTCTGGTATATTGAAGCCTAATGATGAGCTTATATACATAACAGGGAGCCCTTATGATACTTTAAAAAAAGTCATAGGCATAGAAGGTGACATGAGTGGAACTTTAATTGATTATGGTATAAAGTACAAAGAAGTTCCTTTAACTAAAAACAATGAAATGGACATAGACGCTATAATTAACTCTATATCTGAAGATACTAAAATGATAGCTATTCAAAGGTCAACCGGTTATAGTGATAGAAATGCTTTTACTATAGATCAAATAAAGAAATCTATAGATGCAGTAAAAAGATACAATGAAGATATTATAGTTTTTATAGATAATTGCTATGGTGAATTTATAGAGAAACTAGAACCTTCTAACATAGGAGCAGATATAATGGCTGGATCCCTGATTAAAAATCCTGGTGGAGGCCTTGCACTAACAGGAGGATATGTTGTTGGAAGAAAAGATTTAATTGAATTGGTAGCCAATCGAAGTACTGCACCTGGTATTGGAAAAGAATGTGGTCTTACCTTTGGAATGACTAGAACTGTTTTACAAGGCTTATTTTTAGCCCCTCATGTAGTTTCAGAATCTTTAAAAGGCTCTTTATTAACAGCAGCAGTATATAAAGGATTAGGCTTTAGAGTTGTACCAGATCTCTATGACAAAAGAAGTGATATAATACAGGGTATAGAATTTGAATCTAGTGAAAAAATGATTAAATTTTGTCAAGGAATTCAAAGTGCATCACCAGTAGACTCTTATTTTGCACCTATACCTTCTGAAATGCCTGGGTATAAAGATGAAGTTATAATGGCAGCAGGAGCATTCGTTCAAGGGTCATCTATAGAACTTAGTGCTGATGGTCCTGTTAGAGATCCTTTCTTTGCATACTATCAGGGTGGACTTACTTATGAGCATTGTAAGTTAGGTGTAATGAAAAGTTTAAATAATCTATATACCAGTGGACTTGTAAACATAATTTAA
- the hfq gene encoding RNA chaperone Hfq: MKNIVNLQTTFLNKVRKENIIITIYLSNGYQLKGRVQGFDNYTIVLDIDGKQQVIYKHAILTMSPARNVDFQ; this comes from the coding sequence TTGAAAAATATAGTCAACTTACAAACTACTTTTTTAAACAAAGTAAGAAAAGAAAATATAATTATTACTATCTATTTATCTAATGGATATCAATTAAAAGGTCGAGTTCAAGGTTTTGATAATTATACAATAGTCCTTGATATTGATGGTAAACAACAAGTTATATATAAGCATGCTATTTTAACTATGTCACCTGCTAGAAACGTAGATTTCCAATAA
- a CDS encoding GTPase domain-containing protein, with protein MKNAIIIGKTNVGKSLFLVNFAEYLGYEKVYITIEYPDGKKLNKQMSTELAKKYLSSSKDYKTRALQSLDIKLPVYKGKKEIKVVDSSGLADGIHPDISVRNSMIQTLEMLFSSDIIIHIVDVTDYLDSNNLWNNNIIDRQLADYGIPKYKYLLLANKIDLDENEDGLNNLSKFFPKVKIIPVSALYKKGFKEVKDFVFKYI; from the coding sequence TTGAAAAATGCTATTATAATAGGAAAAACTAATGTAGGTAAATCTTTGTTTCTCGTTAATTTTGCTGAATATTTAGGCTATGAAAAAGTATATATTACCATAGAGTATCCAGACGGAAAAAAACTTAATAAGCAAATGTCTACGGAGCTTGCTAAAAAATATCTATCATCAAGTAAAGATTATAAAACTCGAGCATTACAATCTCTAGATATAAAACTACCTGTATATAAAGGAAAGAAAGAAATCAAAGTAGTTGATTCTAGTGGTCTTGCAGATGGAATACATCCTGATATAAGTGTAAGAAACAGCATGATCCAAACTTTAGAAATGCTATTTAGTTCAGATATTATAATACATATAGTTGATGTGACTGATTATTTAGATAGCAATAATCTTTGGAACAATAATATTATTGATCGACAACTAGCTGACTATGGAATACCAAAGTATAAATATTTATTATTGGCTAATAAAATTGATTTGGATGAAAATGAAGATGGGCTTAATAATTTAAGTAAGTTTTTCCCTAAGGTAAAGATAATACCTGTTTCTGCCTTATATAAAAAAGGATTTAAGGAGGTGAAAGATTTTGTTTTTAAATATATATAA
- the lexA gene encoding transcriptional repressor LexA: MCDDLSFKQIEILEFIKKETRTKGYPPSVREICTAVDLKSTSSVHGHLEKIEKRGYIRRDPTKPRAIEILDKNTDLTLYAKKEVVDVPIVGSVTAGEPILAIENIEDTFPLPANFLKGANNPFMLRVKGESMINAGIFDGDFILVHQQNTADNGDIVIALLNQEATVKRFFKEKDFVRLQPENDQMAPILTKEVTILGKVIGLFRKL, translated from the coding sequence ATGTGTGATGATTTGTCTTTTAAACAAATAGAAATATTAGAATTTATAAAAAAAGAAACTCGGACTAAGGGCTATCCTCCATCAGTGAGAGAAATATGTACAGCTGTAGACTTAAAGTCAACATCTAGTGTTCATGGACATTTAGAGAAAATTGAAAAAAGAGGATACATAAGAAGAGATCCTACTAAACCAAGAGCAATAGAAATTTTAGATAAGAATACAGACCTCACTTTATATGCTAAAAAAGAAGTTGTAGATGTTCCAATTGTAGGATCTGTAACTGCGGGAGAGCCTATTCTGGCTATAGAAAATATAGAAGATACATTTCCTTTGCCTGCTAATTTTCTAAAGGGAGCTAATAATCCTTTTATGCTAAGGGTAAAAGGAGAGAGTATGATAAATGCGGGTATATTTGATGGAGATTTTATTTTAGTTCATCAGCAAAATACAGCTGATAATGGAGATATAGTTATAGCTCTATTAAATCAAGAAGCTACAGTTAAAAGATTTTTTAAAGAAAAAGATTTTGTAAGGTTGCAGCCTGAAAATGACCAAATGGCACCTATATTAACCAAAGAAGTTACTATTTTAGGTAAGGTTATAGGATTGTTTAGAAAATTATAA
- a CDS encoding AAA family ATPase, with translation MDNEVLNLYRAGKVSLNEVLESMSSNNKYYDKNESKVKTMEKSKIDIEKEKLKSITLEFDSLIGLTNVKSLVKEIQAFIEIQRKRENEQLIAEPVVLHMIFRGNPGTGKTTVARIIGKMFKEMGLLKNGHLVEIERANLVGEYIGHTAGKVKKEIKRALGGILFIDEAYSLARGGEKDFGKEAIDALVKAMEDHKDELILILAGYGDEMDLFLDSNPGLRSRFPINLDFKDYSISELIEIAKKISCEKEYKLTDEAINKLKRVLAQKPDSRTNGNARLVRNIIERSFRKQAVRLQNKKNLNREDLMLIIDDDIQGDDVY, from the coding sequence ATGGACAATGAAGTTTTAAACTTATATAGAGCAGGTAAAGTTTCTTTAAACGAAGTGTTAGAGAGTATGTCTTCAAATAATAAATATTACGATAAAAATGAATCTAAAGTTAAAACAATGGAGAAATCTAAAATAGATATTGAAAAAGAAAAGTTAAAATCAATTACATTAGAATTTGATAGTCTTATAGGTCTTACAAATGTAAAATCATTAGTTAAGGAAATTCAAGCATTTATAGAAATACAACGAAAACGTGAGAATGAGCAATTAATCGCAGAACCAGTTGTTTTACATATGATATTTAGAGGAAATCCTGGCACTGGTAAAACTACTGTAGCTAGAATAATAGGAAAAATGTTTAAAGAGATGGGATTACTAAAAAATGGACACTTGGTTGAAATTGAAAGAGCAAATTTGGTTGGAGAGTATATAGGTCATACAGCCGGTAAAGTAAAAAAAGAAATTAAAAGAGCGCTAGGAGGTATTCTTTTCATAGATGAAGCATATTCACTAGCTAGGGGTGGTGAAAAAGATTTTGGAAAAGAAGCTATAGATGCTTTAGTTAAGGCTATGGAAGATCATAAAGATGAATTAATACTTATTCTAGCAGGTTACGGTGATGAGATGGATTTATTCTTAGATAGCAATCCTGGTCTTAGATCTCGTTTTCCTATTAATCTAGACTTTAAAGATTATAGTATAAGTGAGTTAATAGAAATAGCAAAAAAAATATCATGTGAAAAAGAATACAAATTAACGGATGAAGCAATAAATAAACTGAAACGTGTATTAGCACAGAAGCCGGATTCTAGAACCAATGGAAACGCAAGATTAGTTAGGAATATTATTGAAAGATCTTTTAGAAAGCAGGCTGTAAGATTACAAAATAAAAAGAATCTTAATAGAGAAGATTTAATGTTAATTATAGACGATGATATACAAGGAGATGACGTATATTGA
- a CDS encoding CatB-related O-acetyltransferase: MLENPFKHWTEMQYLKDKVKNPLIEVGDYSYYSGYYAGGEFEDICVRYIWGDEKSQKMYNPIEDYGWVLDKIKIGKYCCFASGVVFMMGGNHNHNPNWITVYPFKEKFLESYKPKGDTIIGNDVWIGSEAMIMPGIKVGDGAIIASRSVVTKDVESYTIVGGNPARFIKKRFEESDIELLLEMKWWEWPEEDIKSAIDLLSSSDIDGLYQFYKNNIK, from the coding sequence ATGTTAGAAAATCCTTTTAAGCATTGGACTGAAATGCAATATCTGAAAGACAAGGTGAAAAATCCGCTTATTGAAGTTGGAGATTATTCTTATTATTCTGGTTACTATGCAGGTGGAGAGTTTGAAGATATCTGTGTTCGATATATTTGGGGCGATGAAAAATCTCAAAAGATGTATAATCCAATAGAAGACTATGGATGGGTTTTAGATAAGATAAAGATAGGAAAATACTGTTGTTTTGCTAGTGGAGTTGTATTTATGATGGGTGGAAATCATAACCATAATCCGAATTGGATTACAGTATATCCTTTTAAAGAAAAATTTCTTGAATCCTATAAACCAAAGGGTGACACAATTATAGGAAATGACGTATGGATTGGATCTGAAGCTATGATTATGCCAGGAATAAAAGTTGGTGATGGTGCAATTATTGCCTCGAGATCAGTCGTTACAAAAGATGTTGAATCATATACAATTGTAGGTGGTAATCCTGCTAGATTTATCAAAAAAAGATTTGAAGAATCTGATATTGAGCTTCTGTTAGAAATGAAATGGTGGGAATGGCCAGAAGAAGATATTAAAAGTGCAATTGACTTATTGTCAAGTTCTGATATCGATGGATTATATCAATTTTATAAAAATAACATTAAGTAA
- a CDS encoding tyrosine recombinase XerC: MIDMYELPLVLEDFLNYIDTIRGKSENTVKEYHYDLRTFLRFLKIRYRLVKRDIPFQEIDITDIDIDILKKVNIQDLHAFISFVDREMDNGNHAKARKVASLKSFFKYLNGTVKLIDENPAQNLESPKIDYRHPIYLRLDEAKDFLDSIDGEFKERDYAIMTLFLNCGLRLSELVSIDIDKIRGDTLTVIGKGNKERTVYLNDACINALNKYIQVRPNENLRDEKALFISKRKNRISTQTVQYAVKKYIEKIGLDKSKFSPHKLRHTAATLMYKHGNVDIRALQQILGHENVSTTQIYTHVDDEVLRKAVKKQSFIRKLINHKNIM, encoded by the coding sequence ATGATAGATATGTATGAACTACCCCTTGTACTTGAAGATTTCTTAAACTATATAGATACTATTAGAGGCAAGTCTGAAAATACTGTAAAAGAATATCACTATGATCTAAGAACATTTTTAAGATTCTTAAAGATTAGATATAGGTTAGTAAAAAGGGATATTCCCTTTCAAGAAATTGATATTACAGATATAGATATAGACATTTTGAAAAAAGTTAATATCCAAGACCTTCATGCCTTTATATCTTTTGTAGATAGAGAGATGGATAACGGAAACCATGCTAAGGCTAGAAAAGTTGCAAGCTTAAAATCTTTTTTTAAATATTTAAATGGTACAGTAAAATTAATAGATGAAAATCCAGCTCAAAATTTAGAATCACCAAAAATAGACTATAGACATCCAATATATCTAAGATTAGATGAAGCAAAGGATTTTTTAGACTCTATAGATGGAGAGTTTAAAGAAAGAGATTATGCTATTATGACTCTATTCTTGAACTGTGGGCTTCGTCTTTCTGAATTAGTTAGCATAGATATAGATAAAATTAGAGGTGACACTTTAACTGTAATAGGTAAAGGTAATAAGGAAAGAACTGTATACTTGAATGATGCTTGCATAAATGCTCTTAATAAATACATTCAAGTTAGACCAAATGAAAACTTAAGAGATGAAAAAGCATTGTTTATTAGCAAAAGAAAAAATAGAATCAGTACACAAACAGTACAGTATGCAGTTAAAAAATATATAGAGAAAATAGGACTTGATAAAAGTAAGTTTTCACCCCATAAGTTAAGACATACTGCTGCTACTTTAATGTATAAGCATGGAAATGTAGATATAAGAGCTTTGCAGCAAATATTAGGACATGAAAATGTATCTACTACACAAATATATACTCACGTAGATGATGAAGTTCTCAGAAAAGCTGTTAAAAAGCAATCCTTTATCAGAAAATTAATTAACCATAAAAACATTATGTAA
- a CDS encoding 3-deoxy-7-phosphoheptulonate synthase — MSFKYINKIPSPEEIINAIPLEKSLVDIKSKRDKEIREVFEGKSNKFILVIGPCSADFEDSVCEYVNKLSLVQDKVKDKILMIPRIYTNKPRTTGEGYKGMMHQPDPNEKPNVTEGIKSIRKIHIRAIKESGLTSADEMLYPENYPYVADLLSYVAIGARSVENQQHRLTVSGMDIPAGMKNPTSGDISVMFNSIKAAQISHNFIYNGYEVETSGNLLAHAILRGAVNQHGDCIPNYHYENLALVAEEYEKRGYINPAIIIDTNHSNSMKKFDEQTRIASEVIHSKLHSPALNKLVKGLMIESYLVDGRQDSPDVYGKSITDPCLGWEKTEKLIYDIAEKL, encoded by the coding sequence ATGAGTTTTAAATATATAAATAAAATACCAAGTCCTGAAGAAATAATAAATGCTATACCTTTAGAAAAATCACTAGTAGATATAAAATCTAAAAGAGATAAGGAAATAAGAGAGGTTTTTGAGGGAAAAAGCAACAAATTTATACTTGTAATAGGCCCTTGCTCCGCTGATTTCGAGGACTCAGTTTGTGAATATGTAAATAAATTATCACTAGTTCAAGATAAGGTAAAAGATAAGATATTAATGATACCAAGGATATATACGAATAAGCCTAGAACCACAGGAGAGGGTTATAAAGGAATGATGCATCAGCCTGATCCTAATGAAAAACCTAATGTAACAGAAGGTATAAAATCTATAAGAAAAATTCATATAAGAGCAATAAAAGAATCTGGTCTTACTTCTGCTGATGAAATGCTTTATCCAGAGAATTATCCTTATGTTGCTGATCTTTTAAGTTATGTAGCAATTGGAGCTAGGTCTGTAGAAAATCAACAACATAGACTAACTGTAAGTGGCATGGATATTCCTGCTGGTATGAAGAATCCAACTAGTGGAGATATAAGTGTAATGTTTAACTCTATAAAAGCGGCACAAATATCTCATAATTTCATATATAATGGATACGAAGTTGAGACGTCTGGAAACCTACTAGCTCATGCTATTCTTCGTGGTGCAGTTAATCAACATGGTGATTGCATACCAAATTATCACTATGAAAATCTAGCACTAGTTGCTGAGGAATATGAGAAAAGAGGTTACATAAATCCTGCAATTATAATTGATACAAATCATTCTAATTCAATGAAAAAATTCGATGAACAAACTAGAATAGCTAGCGAAGTTATTCATAGTAAACTTCACTCTCCAGCGTTAAATAAATTAGTAAAAGGACTTATGATAGAAAGCTATTTAGTTGATGGAAGACAAGACTCTCCGGACGTTTATGGTAAATCTATAACAGACCCTTGTCTAGGATGGGAAAAAACAGAAAAATTAATATATGACATAGCTGAAAAATTATAG
- the miaA gene encoding tRNA (adenosine(37)-N6)-dimethylallyltransferase MiaA, whose amino-acid sequence MENKKPLFILVGPTAIGKTSLSIELAKRLNGEIISADSMQIYKYMDIGTAKIKDEEKEGIDHYLIDEVCPDEEFSVSDFQDRACNYIEIISQKNKLPMVVGGTGLYINSLIYDLDFSNAVSNWSLREEYTNKASVYGNKYIFDELKKVDPESAQRLHINDTKRIIRALEIYHETGKPMSEFYKDFRQPSNKFKIVMVGLNMDRDELYNRINKRVDIMISDGLINEVKVLLDKGYSEKLTSMKGIGYKEIIKYLNGEYSLEEAIDTLKRESRRYAKRQLTWFRREKDMYWINIDEFKTKDEILNNIINYIKESLNISRI is encoded by the coding sequence ATGGAAAATAAAAAACCATTATTTATTTTGGTAGGTCCAACCGCTATTGGAAAAACTAGCTTATCCATAGAGCTTGCTAAAAGACTAAATGGTGAAATTATATCTGCTGACTCTATGCAAATATATAAGTATATGGATATTGGAACTGCAAAAATAAAAGATGAGGAAAAAGAAGGCATAGATCATTACTTAATAGATGAAGTATGTCCAGATGAAGAATTTTCTGTTTCTGATTTTCAAGATAGAGCTTGTAATTATATTGAGATAATCTCACAGAAAAACAAACTTCCAATGGTAGTTGGTGGTACTGGATTATATATAAATTCACTAATTTATGACTTGGATTTTTCTAATGCTGTGTCAAACTGGAGCTTAAGAGAAGAGTATACTAATAAGGCTAGTGTATATGGTAATAAATATATATTTGATGAGTTGAAAAAAGTAGACCCTGAGTCCGCACAAAGACTGCATATAAACGATACTAAGAGAATTATAAGAGCGTTAGAAATATATCATGAAACTGGAAAACCTATGTCTGAATTTTATAAGGATTTTAGACAGCCTAGCAATAAATTTAAAATAGTTATGGTTGGGCTAAATATGGATAGAGATGAACTATACAATCGAATAAACAAAAGAGTTGACATCATGATATCTGATGGACTTATAAATGAGGTGAAAGTTCTCCTAGATAAGGGTTATAGCGAAAAGTTAACGTCTATGAAAGGAATAGGTTATAAAGAAATTATAAAATATTTGAACGGAGAATATTCACTAGAAGAAGCTATAGATACTTTGAAAAGAGAATCTAGGAGATATGCTAAAAGGCAATTAACGTGGTTCAGGAGAGAAAAAGATATGTATTGGATCAATATAGATGAATTCAAAACTAAAGATGAAATATTAAATAATATTATCAATTATATAAAGGAGAGTTTAAATATAAGTAGAATATAG